In Desulfovermiculus halophilus DSM 18834, the DNA window TTTTAATGAAGGACTCAAGCTGGTGGCTGCCGAGCGGAACCCCATGTCCATCAAGCGGGGTATCGACAAAGCGGTCCAGGAAGTGACCAAAAAACTGGACACCATGGCCCACTCCACCAGAGAAGAGAAAGAAATCGCCCAGATTGGGACCATCTCGGCCAACAATGATGCCACTGTCGGCAACCTGATCGCCGAAGCCATGAACAAAGTGGGCAAGGAAGGCGTGATCACAGTGGAGGAGGCCAAGGGCCTGGAAAATACCCTGGATGTGGTCGAAGGCATGCAGTTCGACCGCGGGTATCTTTCCCCCTACCTGGTCACCAATCAGGAAGCCATGACCGCAGAGCTGGAAAAGCCCCTGCTTTTGATCTACGACAAGAAAATATCGGTGATGAAAGACTTGGTTCCCATTCTGGAACAAGTCGGCCAGCAGAACCGCCCGCTCTTGATCATCGCCGAGGACATCGAGAGCGAGGCCCTGGCTACCCTGGTGGTCAATAAGCTGCGGGGCGTATTGCAGGTATGCGCGGTCAAGGCCCCTGGATTCGGTGAACGGCGCAAGGCCATGCTGCAGGATATCGCTGCGCTGACCGGCGGCACTCTTATTTCTGAGGATACCGGGCACAGCCTGGAGAACATAACCCTCAATGATCTGGGTCAGGCCGACCGGATTACCGTGGACAAGGAAAACACAACCATTGTCGGCGGACAGGGCGACACCCAGGAAATCAAGGCCCGGATCAAGCAGCTGCGGACCGAGATCCAGGACACGACCTCGGATTATGACCGGGAGAAGCTGCAGGAACGTCTGGCCAAGCTGGTCGGCGGAGTGGCTGTGATCAATGTCGGCGCGGCTACGGAAACTGAGATGAAGGAAAAGAAAGCCCGGGTTGAGGACGCCCTGAACGCCACCAAGGCAGCGGTGGAAGAAGGTATCCTGGCCGGCGGCGGTGTGGCTTTGGCTCGTTGCGAGGACGCCCTGAACGAAGTCAAGGCCGCTGATGAGGATGAAAAGGCCGGAGTGGAAGTGGTCCGCAAGGCCCTGGCTGCACCTTTGCGCCAGATAGCCACCAATGCCGGATTTGAAGGGTCCATCGTGGTTGAGCAGGTCAAGGGCAGCTCCAAGCCTGAGTACGGATTCAATGCGGCCACAGGCGAATATGAGGACCTGGTCCAGGCCGGGGTGATCGATCCCAAAAAGGTCACCCGCAGCGCCCTGCAGAACGCGGCCTCCATCGCCTCCCTGCTGTTGACTACCGAGTCCGCCCTGGCTGAAAAGCCGGAAGACAACGACCAAGGCGG includes these proteins:
- the groL gene encoding chaperonin GroEL (60 kDa chaperone family; promotes refolding of misfolded polypeptides especially under stressful conditions; forms two stacked rings of heptamers to form a barrel-shaped 14mer; ends can be capped by GroES; misfolded proteins enter the barrel where they are refolded when GroES binds), encoding MPAKDIYFGENARHGLKQGVEKLSDAVRVTLGPRGRNVVIEKSFGSPTITKDGVTVAKEIELEDKFENMGAQMVNEVASKTSDMAGDGTTTATILAHCIFNEGLKLVAAERNPMSIKRGIDKAVQEVTKKLDTMAHSTREEKEIAQIGTISANNDATVGNLIAEAMNKVGKEGVITVEEAKGLENTLDVVEGMQFDRGYLSPYLVTNQEAMTAELEKPLLLIYDKKISVMKDLVPILEQVGQQNRPLLIIAEDIESEALATLVVNKLRGVLQVCAVKAPGFGERRKAMLQDIAALTGGTLISEDTGHSLENITLNDLGQADRITVDKENTTIVGGQGDTQEIKARIKQLRTEIQDTTSDYDREKLQERLAKLVGGVAVINVGAATETEMKEKKARVEDALNATKAAVEEGILAGGGVALARCEDALNEVKAADEDEKAGVEVVRKALAAPLRQIATNAGFEGSIVVEQVKGSSKPEYGFNAATGEYEDLVQAGVIDPKKVTRSALQNAASIASLLLTTESALAEKPEDNDQGGAGAGAAGMGGMGGMGGMGMGM